A DNA window from Actinomycetota bacterium contains the following coding sequences:
- a CDS encoding sigma-70 family RNA polymerase sigma factor, with protein sequence MSTAIAQFPDHAVLDVHPADRAAAAEVDAWVQDYATSRDPQLREQIILAYLGLADRLAGRYRHSRGTTPEDLRQVARAGLIAAVDRYDPTHGNPFVPYGVACVVGELKRYLRDTSWRLHVPRPRKEQALRLCRAADELHQRLGRSPTTTELAEHVELDEEEVLEGLAAAGSRLEVSLDQPVGEDGDASLGDLMAAAGSREEPEDLLALPGLVADLPALEREVIMLRFFQDLDQYEIAARVGCSQMHISRLQRRALARMRAQLVEP encoded by the coding sequence GTGTCTACCGCCATCGCCCAGTTTCCCGACCATGCGGTCCTGGACGTCCACCCCGCCGACCGAGCTGCTGCGGCCGAGGTCGATGCCTGGGTGCAGGACTACGCCACCAGCCGCGACCCTCAGCTGCGCGAGCAGATCATCCTGGCCTACCTAGGCCTGGCCGACCGGCTGGCTGGCCGCTACCGCCACAGCCGTGGGACCACCCCGGAGGACCTGCGCCAGGTCGCCCGGGCCGGGCTGATCGCCGCCGTCGACCGCTATGACCCCACCCATGGCAACCCGTTCGTGCCCTACGGGGTGGCCTGTGTGGTGGGCGAGCTCAAACGTTACCTGCGCGACACCAGCTGGCGGCTGCACGTGCCCCGGCCGCGCAAGGAGCAGGCGCTACGGTTGTGCCGGGCGGCCGATGAGCTGCACCAGCGTCTGGGCCGCTCACCCACCACCACCGAGCTGGCCGAGCATGTTGAGCTGGACGAGGAGGAGGTCCTGGAGGGCCTGGCGGCTGCGGGCAGCCGCCTCGAGGTGTCGCTGGACCAGCCAGTCGGCGAGGACGGGGACGCATCGCTGGGCGACCTGATGGCAGCGGCCGGATCCCGGGAGGAGCCAGAGGACCTGTTGGCCCTGCCCGGCCTGGTCGCCGACCTGCCGGCGCTGGAACGCGAGGTCATCATGCTGCGGTTCTTCCAGGACCTGGACCAGTACGAGATCGCAGCCCGGGTCGGCTGCTCCCAGATGCACATCTCCCGGCTGCAACGGCGTGCCCTCGCCCGAATGCGGGCCCAGCTGGTGGAGCCCTGA
- a CDS encoding SpoIIE family protein phosphatase, protein MLVQPTGRRLVEPRQPALPLGLDPTPVVEQVRLGPEDRLLLYTDGLVEARAADGRQFDLDDRVEACLTAATLSHALDGLVGLLLAHAGGRLNDDLALVLLAPATSPFRRARSPAVVEEAGGGPRPELHGQHSD, encoded by the coding sequence TTGCTGGTCCAGCCGACCGGGCGGAGGCTGGTGGAGCCACGCCAGCCAGCGCTTCCGTTGGGCCTGGACCCGACCCCGGTGGTGGAGCAGGTCAGGTTGGGGCCCGAGGATCGCCTGTTGTTATACACCGATGGGCTGGTGGAGGCGCGAGCGGCCGACGGGCGCCAGTTCGACCTGGACGACCGGGTGGAGGCCTGTCTCACCGCGGCCACGCTCAGTCATGCCCTGGACGGCCTGGTCGGGCTGCTGCTGGCCCACGCCGGTGGACGACTCAACGACGACTTGGCCCTGGTGCTGCTCGCCCCCGCCACCAGCCCGTTCCGCAGAGCACGATCTCCCGCCGTGGTCGAGGAGGCTGGCGGCGGCCCCAGACCTGAGCTGCACGGACAGCACTCGGACTGA